From a single Chitinophaga sp. Cy-1792 genomic region:
- a CDS encoding sterol desaturase family protein: MHLNYLAFAVPLFLTFMGLEYLVASKQGKTYFRFNDSVMNICVGIAERLSDTFTVGLFYFVYAYLYEHYAIFNIQPGVLLWIILLLCTDFVWYWYHRLAHEVTLFWCAHVVHHQSEEFNYTVSARITVFQAFLRTGFWSILPVLGFPPGMITSMLLVHGLYPFFIHTRTIGKLGILEYILVTPSHHRVHHASNPQYLDKNYGDVFIIWDKLFGTFVKEEEPPVYGLTKPLESNSFLWQHFHFLLEMVYSVRRAKGLGNKLRIIFGKPDNVDIEARPALEARFLMPPGTTQETPRLNNYVVWQLSITLLLLFSFLLLQHYVPLFIQICASLMIVLTLINCGAILEQKRWVFYIEYARYTAIVAALFYLWPGPLVLSVAVLVMVLGFSFHNALRDRYLRLLYKA, translated from the coding sequence GTGCATTTAAATTATCTGGCATTTGCGGTGCCCTTGTTCCTGACCTTTATGGGGCTGGAGTACCTGGTGGCGAGTAAACAGGGGAAAACCTATTTCCGGTTCAATGATTCCGTCATGAATATCTGCGTAGGTATTGCAGAGCGGTTATCGGACACCTTCACTGTTGGGCTGTTTTATTTCGTATATGCTTACCTGTATGAACACTATGCTATTTTCAATATACAGCCTGGTGTGCTGTTGTGGATTATATTACTCCTATGCACAGATTTTGTATGGTATTGGTATCATCGGCTGGCGCACGAAGTAACATTGTTCTGGTGTGCACACGTGGTGCATCATCAGAGTGAGGAATTTAACTATACCGTATCCGCCAGGATCACCGTATTCCAGGCATTTCTGCGGACGGGCTTCTGGAGTATACTACCAGTGCTGGGCTTTCCGCCGGGAATGATTACCAGTATGCTGCTGGTACATGGCCTGTACCCATTTTTCATACATACCCGTACCATAGGCAAACTGGGGATATTGGAGTATATCCTGGTAACACCATCTCACCACAGGGTACATCATGCCAGCAATCCACAATATCTTGATAAAAATTACGGGGATGTATTTATTATCTGGGATAAGCTATTCGGTACATTCGTAAAGGAAGAGGAACCGCCGGTGTATGGACTGACAAAACCGTTGGAGAGTAACAGTTTTCTATGGCAGCATTTTCATTTTTTACTGGAGATGGTATATTCTGTGCGCCGGGCAAAAGGATTAGGCAACAAGCTAAGGATCATCTTTGGTAAACCTGATAATGTAGATATTGAAGCCAGGCCAGCGCTGGAAGCTCGTTTTCTGATGCCTCCCGGAACAACGCAGGAAACACCACGCCTGAATAATTACGTCGTATGGCAGTTGTCTATTACGTTATTACTGTTGTTTTCTTTTTTGTTATTGCAGCACTATGTGCCATTGTTTATACAGATTTGCGCGAGTCTGATGATTGTGCTGACGCTGATCAACTGCGGCGCTATTCTGGAACAGAAGCGGTGGGTTTTCTATATTGAATATGCACGGTATACCGCGATAGTGGCGGCATTGTTCTATCTGTGGCCGGGTCCGCTGGTATTGAGTGTAGCCGTACTGGTGATGGTGCTGGGTTTCAGTTTCCATAACGCATTGCGAGACCGCTATCTCCGGTTGCTTTATAAAGCCTGA